A genome region from Cervus elaphus chromosome 18, mCerEla1.1, whole genome shotgun sequence includes the following:
- the PRRT4 gene encoding proline-rich transmembrane protein 4 isoform X2: MLSLNLGLNFKFHLRGPAAVWGNPITETQALSPRPSREPKEEAADGLRTDPLWELLMGSLGNSPPEWGSAEGSSTPRASSPALESESLLSGPADGPTVPYRPGMGTVTWDTALTATATPSSAPRLRQSELELKFDVALRAGAAPTLGHRTLPLLPSLRASLAEIAGRLGPFGFFGTTVSPLRNLSGPSPPGPITSPGSASGVSDSPGFFGTTLSPPPSPQERKLPSPRPLDPAASLSSALIATASLESTTPTSGLDDPSPASLGNLSVQPECGPGSCSMRERPEREGQPPAAPLPLFFLTLEADWAEAKARWGLAWEAHVYGVGALFGLVALLALLALALLPWRCPPGAPCLALLDMLLLSAGTTRAFPLFYDAYGHRDRLPALAWLLLQDLPLPCLASGLGLACLLLARPRPPRCPAGLAALLLLGLGLAAAAALGSAAHRPLRALRLASRGLHAFLAALLSGLLLALSCWGGRRRRAGAPLGGAGFKGATPLPQARSPFGPRESWRRAARTAPVAGTFGLLSGALQGYEVLHALGYGGQPGLEGPWPWWAFQLGLRLGEVGVALPLALLGLYPALCSPRVPPRCWAKLFRLSPGHAAPLLPGGWVTGAPDKKPLGSAIARGDAELLQLCALAGPGPDLLLQGGGCRSFDGAAAHPAPSPASSPCSDDTVDFRPPSPINLRRSIEEALCSEALLAPGLFQVPAFGEALPSLGVYRTASLGAQTGAGPIGRSGEAPGSPAPRELPSPGTWPAGSSASSGSLCGLSRDSSSVLLCSSPDRAPRCPLVCVLSPPRPSGSSPSLPASGSYQALSPPSRDSPEPAPELQAEEALLQEQFLDACRQIDELSMGSDTIDL; encoded by the exons ATGCTGTCTCTCAACCTGGGACTTAACTTCAAATTCCACCTTCGGGGACCGGCTGCTGTCTGGGGGAACCCTATCACGGAGACCCAAGCACTTTCTCCCAGGCCGAGTCGGGAGCCCAAGGAAGAGGCGGCCGATGGGCTGAGGACTGATCCGCTTTGGGAACTGCTGATGGGCTCTCTCGGAAACTCCCCTCCAGAGTGGGGCTCTGCAGAAGGCAGCTCTACTCCGCGGGCCTCCTCCCCGGCTCTGGAGTCTGAGTCCCTCCTCTCGGGGCCCGCTGACGGGCCCACTGTGCCCTATCGGCCCGGGATGGGCACTGTGACCTGGGACACTGCTCTGACAGCCACGGCAACTCCATCCAGTGCGCCCAGGCTCCGCCAGAGTGAGCTGGAGCTGAAGTTCGACGTGGCATTGAGAGCAGGCGCGGCCCCCACGCTCGGGCATCGAACGCTGCCCCTGCTGCCCAGCCTGCGGGCCAGCCTGGCAGAGATTGCTGGGCGCCTGGGACCCTTTG GGTTCTTTGGCACTACAGTGTCTCCGCTCCGGAACTTATCAGGCCCGAGTCCCCCAGGCCCAATTACATCCCCAGGCTCTGCCTCTGGAGTTTCAGATTCTCCAG GATTCTTTGGCACCACTCTGTCCCCGCCCCCATCCCCCCAGGAAAGAAAGCTCCCAAGTCCAAGGCCACTGGACCCAGCTGCTTCTCTAAGCTCTGCGTTAATTGCAACAGCATCATTAG AGtccaccacccccacctctggcctGGACGACCCCTCTCCTGCCAGCCTTGGGAACCTTTCGGTGCAGCCAGAGTGTGGGCCAGGGTCCTGCAGTATGAGAGAGCGGCCTGAACGCGAGGGGCAGCCGCCTGCGGCCCCCCTGCCCCtcttcttcctgaccctggaggcCGACTGGGCAGAGGCCAAGGCTCGCTGGGGTCTGGCCTGGGAGGCCCACGTGTACGGGGTAGGCGCGCTCTTCGGCCTGGTGGCCCTGCTGGCGCTGCTGGCGCTGGCCCTCCTGCCCTGGCGCTGCCCGCCCGGCGCCCCCTGCCTGGCGCTGCTGGACATGCTCCTGCTCTCAGCCGGGACCACGAGGGCCTTCCCGCTCTTCTACGACGCCTACGGGCACCGCGATCGGCTGCCGGCGCTGgcctggctgctgctgcaggACCTCCCGCTGCCCTGCCTGGCCTCCGGCCTGGGCCTGGCCTGCCTGCTGCTGGCCCGGCCGCGCCCGCCTCGCTGCCCCGCCGGCCTGGCCGCGCTGCTGCTCCTGGGGTTGGGGCTGGCGGCCGCCGCCGCCCTCGGGAGCGCCGCCCACCGCCCGCTGCGGGCTCTGCGGCTCGCCTCCCGCGGGCTGCACGCCTTCCTCGCCGCCCTCCTTTCCGGGCTGCTGCTGGCGCTGTCCTGCTGGGGGGGCCGGCGGCGGCGGGCTGGAGCGCCCCTGGGAGGGGCCGGCTTCAAGGGCGCCACGCCTCTCCCGCAGGCGCGCAGCCCCTTCGGCCCGCGCGAGTCCTGGCGGCGAGCGGCGCGCACGGCCCCGGTGGCCGGCACCTTCGGGCTGCTGAGCGGAGCTCTGCAGGGCTACGAGGTGCTGCACGCCCTGGGCTACGGCGGCCAACCTGGCCTGGAGGGGCCCTGGCCCTGGTGGGCCTTCCAGCTCGGCCTGCGCCTCGGCGAGGTGGGCGTTGCGCTCCCGTTGGCGCTGCTGGGCCTCTACCCGGCGCTCTGCAGTCCCCGCGTGCCGCCGCGCTGCTGGGCCAAACTCTTCCGCCTGTCCCCCGGCCACGCCGCCCCGCTGCTGCCCGGAGGCTGGGTCACCGGGGCTCCGGACAAGAAGCCGCTGGGGAGCGCCATCGCGCGTGGCGACGCGGAACTGCTGCAGCTGTGTGCCCTGGCCGGACCGGGCCCcgacctcctcctccagggaggaggCTGCCGGAGCTTCGACGGCGCGGCAGCCCACCCGGCGCCTTCCCCGGCCTCGTCTCCCTGCAGCGATGACACCGTGGACTTCCGCCCGCCCTCCCCCATCAACCTGAGGCGCAGCATCGAGGAGGCCCTCTGCAGCGAAGCCCTGCTGGCGCCCGGCCTCTTCCAGGTCCCGGCCTTCGGGGAAGCTCTGCCTAGCCTCGGCGTCTACCGCACCGCCTCGCTGGGGGCTCAGACCGGGGCCGGGCCCATTGGGAGGTCTGGGGAGGCCCCTGGCTCCCCGGCACCCCGCGAGCTCCCCTCTCCCGGGACCTGGCCCGCGGGCAGCAGCGCCTCCTCCGGCTCGCTGTGCGGACTCTCGCGGGACAGCTCGTCCGTGCTCCTATGCTCCAGCCCGGACAGGGCCCCGCGCTGTCCGCTGGTCTGCGTCCTCAGCCCTCCGCGGCCCTCAGGAAGCAGCCCCAGCCTCCCGGCCTCAGGATCCTACCAGgccctgtccccaccctcccGCGACTCCCCAGAACCTGCTCCTGAGCTGCAGGCCGAAGAGGCCTTGCTGCAGGAGCAATTCCTGGACGCCTGCCGACAGATTGACGAGCTGAGCATGGGCAGCGACACCATAGACCTGTGA
- the PRRT4 gene encoding proline-rich transmembrane protein 4 isoform X1, with product MAGYGYLGLGLFCWVLLAVPAGPQPASSVPGAPLTTLTPPPQSEASMLSLNLGLNFKFHLRGPAAVWGNPITETQALSPRPSREPKEEAADGLRTDPLWELLMGSLGNSPPEWGSAEGSSTPRASSPALESESLLSGPADGPTVPYRPGMGTVTWDTALTATATPSSAPRLRQSELELKFDVALRAGAAPTLGHRTLPLLPSLRASLAEIAGRLGPFGFFGTTVSPLRNLSGPSPPGPITSPGSASGVSDSPGFFGTTLSPPPSPQERKLPSPRPLDPAASLSSALIATASLESTTPTSGLDDPSPASLGNLSVQPECGPGSCSMRERPEREGQPPAAPLPLFFLTLEADWAEAKARWGLAWEAHVYGVGALFGLVALLALLALALLPWRCPPGAPCLALLDMLLLSAGTTRAFPLFYDAYGHRDRLPALAWLLLQDLPLPCLASGLGLACLLLARPRPPRCPAGLAALLLLGLGLAAAAALGSAAHRPLRALRLASRGLHAFLAALLSGLLLALSCWGGRRRRAGAPLGGAGFKGATPLPQARSPFGPRESWRRAARTAPVAGTFGLLSGALQGYEVLHALGYGGQPGLEGPWPWWAFQLGLRLGEVGVALPLALLGLYPALCSPRVPPRCWAKLFRLSPGHAAPLLPGGWVTGAPDKKPLGSAIARGDAELLQLCALAGPGPDLLLQGGGCRSFDGAAAHPAPSPASSPCSDDTVDFRPPSPINLRRSIEEALCSEALLAPGLFQVPAFGEALPSLGVYRTASLGAQTGAGPIGRSGEAPGSPAPRELPSPGTWPAGSSASSGSLCGLSRDSSSVLLCSSPDRAPRCPLVCVLSPPRPSGSSPSLPASGSYQALSPPSRDSPEPAPELQAEEALLQEQFLDACRQIDELSMGSDTIDL from the exons ATGGCAGGGTACGGCTACCTGGGGCTGGGGCTGTTCTGCTGGGTCCTGCTTGCTGTTCCTGCGGGCCCCCAGCCTGCCTCCTCTGTCCCAGGGGCCCCTCTCACCACTttgacccccccaccccagagtgAGGCCTCTATGCTGTCTCTCAACCTGGGACTTAACTTCAAATTCCACCTTCGGGGACCGGCTGCTGTCTGGGGGAACCCTATCACGGAGACCCAAGCACTTTCTCCCAGGCCGAGTCGGGAGCCCAAGGAAGAGGCGGCCGATGGGCTGAGGACTGATCCGCTTTGGGAACTGCTGATGGGCTCTCTCGGAAACTCCCCTCCAGAGTGGGGCTCTGCAGAAGGCAGCTCTACTCCGCGGGCCTCCTCCCCGGCTCTGGAGTCTGAGTCCCTCCTCTCGGGGCCCGCTGACGGGCCCACTGTGCCCTATCGGCCCGGGATGGGCACTGTGACCTGGGACACTGCTCTGACAGCCACGGCAACTCCATCCAGTGCGCCCAGGCTCCGCCAGAGTGAGCTGGAGCTGAAGTTCGACGTGGCATTGAGAGCAGGCGCGGCCCCCACGCTCGGGCATCGAACGCTGCCCCTGCTGCCCAGCCTGCGGGCCAGCCTGGCAGAGATTGCTGGGCGCCTGGGACCCTTTG GGTTCTTTGGCACTACAGTGTCTCCGCTCCGGAACTTATCAGGCCCGAGTCCCCCAGGCCCAATTACATCCCCAGGCTCTGCCTCTGGAGTTTCAGATTCTCCAG GATTCTTTGGCACCACTCTGTCCCCGCCCCCATCCCCCCAGGAAAGAAAGCTCCCAAGTCCAAGGCCACTGGACCCAGCTGCTTCTCTAAGCTCTGCGTTAATTGCAACAGCATCATTAG AGtccaccacccccacctctggcctGGACGACCCCTCTCCTGCCAGCCTTGGGAACCTTTCGGTGCAGCCAGAGTGTGGGCCAGGGTCCTGCAGTATGAGAGAGCGGCCTGAACGCGAGGGGCAGCCGCCTGCGGCCCCCCTGCCCCtcttcttcctgaccctggaggcCGACTGGGCAGAGGCCAAGGCTCGCTGGGGTCTGGCCTGGGAGGCCCACGTGTACGGGGTAGGCGCGCTCTTCGGCCTGGTGGCCCTGCTGGCGCTGCTGGCGCTGGCCCTCCTGCCCTGGCGCTGCCCGCCCGGCGCCCCCTGCCTGGCGCTGCTGGACATGCTCCTGCTCTCAGCCGGGACCACGAGGGCCTTCCCGCTCTTCTACGACGCCTACGGGCACCGCGATCGGCTGCCGGCGCTGgcctggctgctgctgcaggACCTCCCGCTGCCCTGCCTGGCCTCCGGCCTGGGCCTGGCCTGCCTGCTGCTGGCCCGGCCGCGCCCGCCTCGCTGCCCCGCCGGCCTGGCCGCGCTGCTGCTCCTGGGGTTGGGGCTGGCGGCCGCCGCCGCCCTCGGGAGCGCCGCCCACCGCCCGCTGCGGGCTCTGCGGCTCGCCTCCCGCGGGCTGCACGCCTTCCTCGCCGCCCTCCTTTCCGGGCTGCTGCTGGCGCTGTCCTGCTGGGGGGGCCGGCGGCGGCGGGCTGGAGCGCCCCTGGGAGGGGCCGGCTTCAAGGGCGCCACGCCTCTCCCGCAGGCGCGCAGCCCCTTCGGCCCGCGCGAGTCCTGGCGGCGAGCGGCGCGCACGGCCCCGGTGGCCGGCACCTTCGGGCTGCTGAGCGGAGCTCTGCAGGGCTACGAGGTGCTGCACGCCCTGGGCTACGGCGGCCAACCTGGCCTGGAGGGGCCCTGGCCCTGGTGGGCCTTCCAGCTCGGCCTGCGCCTCGGCGAGGTGGGCGTTGCGCTCCCGTTGGCGCTGCTGGGCCTCTACCCGGCGCTCTGCAGTCCCCGCGTGCCGCCGCGCTGCTGGGCCAAACTCTTCCGCCTGTCCCCCGGCCACGCCGCCCCGCTGCTGCCCGGAGGCTGGGTCACCGGGGCTCCGGACAAGAAGCCGCTGGGGAGCGCCATCGCGCGTGGCGACGCGGAACTGCTGCAGCTGTGTGCCCTGGCCGGACCGGGCCCcgacctcctcctccagggaggaggCTGCCGGAGCTTCGACGGCGCGGCAGCCCACCCGGCGCCTTCCCCGGCCTCGTCTCCCTGCAGCGATGACACCGTGGACTTCCGCCCGCCCTCCCCCATCAACCTGAGGCGCAGCATCGAGGAGGCCCTCTGCAGCGAAGCCCTGCTGGCGCCCGGCCTCTTCCAGGTCCCGGCCTTCGGGGAAGCTCTGCCTAGCCTCGGCGTCTACCGCACCGCCTCGCTGGGGGCTCAGACCGGGGCCGGGCCCATTGGGAGGTCTGGGGAGGCCCCTGGCTCCCCGGCACCCCGCGAGCTCCCCTCTCCCGGGACCTGGCCCGCGGGCAGCAGCGCCTCCTCCGGCTCGCTGTGCGGACTCTCGCGGGACAGCTCGTCCGTGCTCCTATGCTCCAGCCCGGACAGGGCCCCGCGCTGTCCGCTGGTCTGCGTCCTCAGCCCTCCGCGGCCCTCAGGAAGCAGCCCCAGCCTCCCGGCCTCAGGATCCTACCAGgccctgtccccaccctcccGCGACTCCCCAGAACCTGCTCCTGAGCTGCAGGCCGAAGAGGCCTTGCTGCAGGAGCAATTCCTGGACGCCTGCCGACAGATTGACGAGCTGAGCATGGGCAGCGACACCATAGACCTGTGA